The following coding sequences lie in one Lolium perenne isolate Kyuss_39 chromosome 2, Kyuss_2.0, whole genome shotgun sequence genomic window:
- the LOC127334897 gene encoding glutathione S-transferase TCHQD, with amino-acid sequence MQLYHHPYSLDSQKVRIALEEKGIDYTSYHVNPLTGKNMNATFFRMNPSAKLPVFQNGAHVIFRAIDIIQYIDRLAVHLSGEIQPENTEVHHWMRKVDGWNPKMFTLTHTPVKYRAFVSKFIRRVLIARMTEAPDLASMYHVKLRDAYETEDRLKDPDTILQCEEELSKLLDDVEAQLNETKYLAGDDFSPADSMFIPILARITLLDLHEEYISCRPRVLEYHTLVKQRHSYKVVIGKYFNGWKKYRTLFKTSFFLCVRTLFRKY; translated from the exons ATGCAGCTGTATCACCACCCGTATTCGTTGGACAGTCAGAAAGTACGGATAGCACTGGAGGAGAAGGGTATTGACTACACCTCGTATCATGTCAATCCACTAACCGGGAAAAACATGAATGCCACCTTCTTCCGCATGAACCCTTCAGCCAAGCTTCCTGTCTTCCAAAATGGTGCTCATGTCATTTTCCGCGCCATCGATATCATTCA GTACATAGACAGACTTGCAGTGCACTTAAGCGGTGAAATCCAACCTGAGAATACCGAGGTTCACCACTGGATGCGGAAAGTTGATGGCTGGAACCCTAAGATGTTCACACTCACTCACACCCCAGTAAAGTACCGCGCGTTTGTCTCCAAGTTCATTCGTCGGGTGCTGATCGCTCGGATGACGGAGGCCCCAGATCTAGCTAGCATGTACCACGTCAAGCTCCGCGACGCCTACGAGACCGAAGACAGGCTCAAGGACCCTGACACTATTTTGCAATGTGAGGAAGAGCTGAGCAAACTCCTGGATGATGTTGAGGCGCAACTCAACGAGACCAAATATCTCGCTGGCGATGATTTCTCGCCTGCTGATTCGATGTTCATTCCCATCCTTGCACGCATAACCCTTCTTGATCTACATGAGGAATACATCAGCTGCAGGCCCAGGGTCCTGGAGTACCACACCTTGGTGAAGCAGAGGCACAGCTACAAGGTTGTGATTGGGAAGTACTTCAACGGGTGGAAGAAGTACCGCACTCTCTTCAAGACCTCCTTCTTCCTTTGCGTTCGAACCTTGTTCAGGAAATACTAG